ATATATGTGTGAGGGATCATACTTATCCCTATATATAAGTTCCATATCTGTTATGTATGGGCCTTTGCGAAAATGGTTCTTGGAGAACTTCAAGGGATACTTCTTCTCCATGCTCTGTTCATCACCTTTCTCCGACAGTTTTTCATGTTCGAGCACCGTGTCcttgtttttattgcatttCCTCActcaaaaaaatacaaatttaaacaaaagttaataCCTTTGTTTTCCTGTTAAGAACAATGgactagaaaaacaaaaaagtgttAAACCAACGTAACAACAAAGATATttagagaatatttttttaacaacattttaatattatttatgtgttattatgtTATTGGTTTAAGATGGCTTTTAAATATTGTccaaatattattatccaaATCAATAAACTGcacaattttattcattttattttcttaaaacataatcttttttatttttaaaaactctgttaaaaatgaataattacgaaaagtattttcttaatatataaaacgTAAAAGgttaaaatagtattaaagGTTAGTTTCTGTAAGTCTGCATGGACAGGAATCAAGTGGTTAAGAGATGGAACCAAAGACTGTCACTATGTTTTAGCACCATTGATGTGTATGAATGACTTGATTATCTGATTATCACTAGAAAAGTAATCTGTAGTAAATAATGTCCATGACAATCTATACCCAGGAAGAGGGATCTTTAAGATAATGGTATACTATTTATACAAAAAGCATAAGTATTCATTGATGTGAAGACATTAGTTTTTCATGGAAAAGAATATTTACAAGTACACACCAAACTCCATTAATATGAATTCAAATCTAACTAGCCCAGCTAATAATTTGTATCAGAAACCTGCTTATTAGTGATGTTTCCTGTTTGTTCAATAACACCAAACAGCAGTTTATGCCTACAATTTGATAGATTCATACTAACAAGTTCTAAAGAAAAATAGCCACTAGTTGAGGagaaaattgaagatatatgattattttttatgaaataaccATTGCCTGATGAATGTTCCCACtagtttctattttcatttaacatcaGTTTCCTAAAATAGGCCTTTGATAACTCTTTTGATAATAAACTTGTATATTGGGTTTGCTGTAGTGGTAGTGCTAGTTAGCTAGCTTAGGTTTTCAGTTTAGGATGTGGACCTAATTATTGTTGTATTGTAACCAAGCAAACAGGGACGTTGCTGAGGAAGCTTTTGGCTTTTATAAATAGATGCAAGAGGAGCAAGAGATACTTGCAGTTTGTTGTTGGTTGGGTTGGGTCTGCTCATTTTACTTTGGGCAGTTCAATAtgactttttctctcttttcttgtctccttttccttctttctgTCTTTTCCACCCTTTCTCACTCCCTCACTCCCCATTCCCACCACCACCCTCACTCTGTCACACACAACTACAGAGATGCTCTCACAAAATCCATCCTTTTTTTTGAGGGTCAGAGGTCAGGGAAGCTCCCTTCTAACCAGAGGATGTCTTGGAGGAGGGACTCTGCTCTATCTGATGGCTCCGCCATGAATGTATCATACTATCAACACCAGAGTTTTACCCTTTATCTCAGttccaatttctttttgttctttggCTTGTGCACTTTGCTTATTTCGGGTTAAATGTGCAATGCAGGTTGATTTGGTTGGAGGGTATTACGATGCTGGGGACAATGTCAAGTTTGGTTTTCCCATGGCCTTCACCACCACCATGCTTTCTTGGAGTGTTATTGAGTTTGGTGGGGTGATGAAAGGTGAGTTGCAGAATGCCAGAGAGGCCATTCGTTGGGGCACAGATTATCTTCTTAAAGCTACTGCACATCCAGACACCATTTATGTCCAGGTTagtcttctcttctcttctcttcatcatttttccttttatttgtcAACTTTTGTCATGTTGCGCCAAAATGCTTATGACTACGGAGAAAGCAAGGAAAGTACGGTTATTGGGTGTGGTTTTTTTGCAGGTGGGAGATGCTGAGAAGGACCACGCTTGTTGGGAGAGACCCGAGGACATGGACACCCCAAGAAGTGTTTTTAAAGTAGATAAAAACAACCCTGGTTCGGATGTGGCTGCAGAAACTGCTGCGGCTCTTGCAGCTGCTTCTCTGGCTTTCAAGAAAACTGACCCAGCCTATTCCAAAACTTTGGTTAGGAGGGCTATTCGTGTATGTGATTCATTTGACACGAAAAGCACACTTTGATTGTACCGTAGTTCTCTAAAGTAATGCTGAAAATGTGATGTTGTGCTTGTTCATGAATATAGGTTTTCCAGTTTGCTGATAAATACAGGGGATCCTACAGCAATGGCTTGAAGTCCGTTGTGTGCCCCTTTTATTGCTCCTACTCTGGTTATCAGGTGATGCCTTGAAAACAAATTTCTATTGCATTTCTGTGTAAAGTAAGAACAGTTCCTGAATGATGCCATGGAAATACGTTAGGATGAGCTGTTGTGGGGAGCTGCTTGGCTTCACAAGGCTACTAAGAACCCAATGTACCTAAACTACATTAAAGCAAATGGACAGACCCTTGGGGCTGCAGATTCTGACAATACCTTTGGATGGGATAACAAGCATGTTGGAGCAAGGATACTGCTTTCCAAGgtccaaaatcaaaatcaatccCTCTTCTTTTGAAAGGGTGGTAAAAACAATAATGGTTTCCAACtcatgtttgtgtttgtgttctTGGTTTTAGGAATTTCTTGTTCGGAAGGTGCAATCCCTGCATGACTACAAGGGGCATGCAGACAATTTTATCTGTTCTGTTATCCCCGGTTCCTCCTCTTCTCGATTCACCCCAGGcaaagttcttttcttttcctttttcttttttcttttctttcttttactcaACTATTGTATGACCATTGTTAACACAGGTGGACTTCTGTTCAAGATGGGTGATAGCAATATGCAGTACGTGACTTCCACCTCCTTCATACTCTTAGCTTATGCTAAGTATTTAACCAAAGCCCATGTGGTTGTGAACTGCGGTGGAACCACAGTGACCCCAAAAAGACTACGTGCTATAGCCAAAAAACAGGTACAGAGACTAGACAGACCCATCGGAATATTGATTATTGTTCTATGAAAATATTGATCTTCATTTATTACTGTTATTTTCAAGGTGGATTATCTGTTAGGAGAGAACCCCTTGAAGATGTCCTACATGGTGGGGTATGGTCCACGGTTTCCGCGAAGGATACACCACAGGGGCTCATCGCTGCCGTCCATTGGTGTTCACCCTGGCAAGATCCAATGCTCGGCAGGGTTCAGTGTGATGAATTCAGAATCACCCAATCCCAACACTCTAGTGGGTGCCGTTGTTGGAGGACCAGATCTGAATGATCGGTTCCCTGATGAACGGTCAGATTACGAGCAATCAGAACCTGCTACTTATATCAACGCACCTCTTGTGGGATCACTTGCTTATCTCGCACACTCTTCTGGCCAACTCTAGGGAACAGTGTCTGCAATTTGTGTTTGCaccttttgttttaattaaatattagtgCTAACCAGTTTAAGTGTTAAATCCACTTTGTTATAAGTGTTGATTTTAATGGAAGAAGGTTTATGGTTATATATGTACTTGGTGAAGATTGAATAACTGAAAAAAGTATGAAGTAATTTAGGGGTGGGAATGTGTGAGAATGTATAATAACGATGATTAATCCTTGAAAGTTGGAAGTAATGAATTATTAATAAAGAGTGAAAGAGTGGCAGaggatataaataaatataataaggaATGGGAAATGCTTGAGTAATGCACATTATATAAAAGATGAGATAgtaataattttgatttgaatattCTACTGGGTTGCACATAACGAGCTTTGACCGTTGAAAGCGATATATAGAGAAATGTGGATGAAAGGGTCTGAAAAAGCTGGTAAAGATGGACATGTGAAGTGTAAGAACTAACAAGTAAAGAGTGGTCACATAAATGTTCAACAAATACATTATTTCTTCCTCTGtaaattataagaataagaACATCTAcagtaatatattattttattagaagaacaagttgtttatataaaagtttctgcttaaatttaaatttaagtgacTCCTTGTTTTAAAAGTCTATATAATAATAGATATTGAAATAAGAAGCATGCTAAGCATATGCGTGGTTTTAGTGTagggtaatgatacatagacaatatttttttacaacatttgaatattattatacgTGTCATTATATGATTGGTCTAAATGACACCAttatggaccaatcacacaatgatacgtatgatgatgttcaaatgttataaaaaaaatgttgtctaaaaaTCTTTATCCTTTAGTATAACATGTAGGAGACATGCATTTAGAAAGTCAAAACATATCTTCCTGTGAAGTCAGAAACATCACCTTTCTCCTTTCCGGCTTCCAACAAAATAtcatctttctttcttcctttaaatTCTATATTTGTGGTTGATGTATCTCTTCCAATTTCATTACTCTCATTGTTTAAAATACGTTCTTACGAGGTCGAGTACATAATGTCTGGACTTTTCAAACTTCTTCTAGTAAAAATGTCTCTTTAAGATTAAGGATGTGTTTACTTTTGATATATAAGTTGGGAGAGAGTGGGAGAATGGATTTGATAAAATTTGAgagtaaattttttgttgtttatttgaatagatttggagacgagtgagagtgaatttgatcCATGTGAAATTATGTAAAAGTAAAGTATGTGAAAAATAGTGTAGAATTTGACCGatgtgacaaataaaaaaattatttaattagtaaaaattgaagattatcaaaatacccttagtaataaaaataaggattaaatatgtttttagtccttatactttgagacgattttggttttagtccctcttttaaactaaggtacaatttagtccttcaactttagaaaactctgattttagtcatttttaccaattttttttaactttatttgttgtttcaaacacgtttcattataacatttggattgtttacactgtttgacacatttttacttcaatgttaattgagaaacgcgtttgaaactgcaaataaagttaaaaaaatttggtaaaaaggactaaaatcagagttttctaaagttgaaagactaaattgttaaagagatagtaaaaccaaaatcacccaaaagtataggaactaaaagcatatttaaccttaaaaataatatataattatggggtttgctaacttgcgtacgcctgtttttcagttggtacattttagcaatgtgtaccgggtttcagtagacaaaaatactcctATATATCATGAgttctaagttttaagattaagggtattttaataattttcattctcaaaattaaaaaaaaaataaaaaaagatacccaaacccttacccatctctctcattcctctcaaccatttctctctcatctctttcactccaaccttttctctttctctgtcatccctactttacgctccaattgaaaaaaatcagaaacacttgccttattttaataattttcattctcaaaactaaaaacagaAAACTCCAAACCTTtattcacctccttcattcctctcaaccctttatccttcatctctctcactcaaacattttctctgtcatctctgcactagccccaactaaaaaaagattcattattaaacgatttacttttgtaaagaattgagtcatattcacctttcgaaaaaagttcattcaaaatctctttaatttcattatcttcactatatatattacagccgacgggcacaacttgcaccaagacttatgagcatccttcctttacattccttcacattctgagactactacgtaatATTGCTCCATGgctatttaattttgttagtagaaattcattaacttgtttttctttactaaagaaaaaaacaaatcaaaatacaataaaattctcaattataaaattaaacaataaaaattctaaatcttgaaattttatttataattatataaagaaaaaattaagtgctttaatttttttatttatgtaagtattttttttctctaaccattttatttaataatgagtgtttttttagttagagtTAGTGCACAGATGATAGAGGAAATGTGTTGAgtgagagatgaaggagaaagggttgagggGAATGAAGGGGGTGAATAaaggtttggggtttctttttttttttttaattttgagaatgaaaattattaaaataagacaagtgttgtttttgatttttttcaaaattaggactagagtagggatgacagagaaaatgttggagtgaaagagatgaaagagaaaggttgagaggaatgagaggtGATAAGGgattgggggtttctttttttatttttttaattttgagaatcaaaattattaaaatacccttaaccttaaaacttagaattcatgatataagggtatttttgtctactgaaatccggtacacattgctaaaatgtaccaactgaaaaacagacgtaagcaagttagcaaacccctataattatatttattaataatatatttattgataaaattaattataaatattaaaaacaaaaaaaattaataaaaaaattaagtaaagtgaaattatttttttttaaaacctcaccaagacaaaaaataattacaaaaacacTTCACCCACATAAACCACCATCATATAATATATACGTCTGTACTATTTAatcatgttaattttataaaatttactacATTGTCTAATAAAGcttcaaattcaaaaacatttaaaataatacaacaaGAAttatgacagaaaaaaaaaataaactaagacattttataagaaaaaaatttgcgcatagataaatatttaaatggttaactaaattaagattttaaaaaggaaaactcTTTTATCTATAACaacttttttagattttatactTGGAAGCGAATACACTTTTATGCATGGAAGGCAATGTATTCAGTTATCCcttctttataattattgtataaGGGTAAAATAGAAATTTCATTGCAAATCGTTTCAAATCTGCACAAAATGAGAAGATTGAAATTTTCATGATCCCTCAAATCATTTGCTCTTCAATCCTTCCAAGAAAACGAACATAACATATTTTCTAATTCCATCTATGCTTGAATTGTACTATCTTACGTTTAAGCTAGTGGAGtatgtcaaataatatttaatactataataataaacttaaattatttatttcaatagttgtattgtttataaaataattatgataaatctTCACCTATATAGACTTGAGTGGATCCAATGACCCATTTATCTTATAAACTACTATTaatctaaattttgttaaattaaagtaatagtTATTAGTTCTGTTAATTCGAAAGATGATTGAACATATCGACTTATGATTGGGTAATGATGGTCATACAAGTCGGTCTATGACTGAGTAAACAGTCAAACAAACGGACTTGTGACCAAATAGAAGCAGTCAGGTCAAGTTGTGATCGGATAGATCACCATTAGTTTCTACAGCAACGAAAATATGTATGATGATTTCAGAAACTCGagactcaattaaaaaaaatactttttcggttgcttaattaaaaaaattagtcaaGATATTtgcaaaatttcaaataattcataTCATTTAGAGCTTTTATATTCtttggaaaataattttatgtaaaatttactttaaaaattacttcaattttacattaatttttttgtaccgtttatgtttaaaaacttacataaaaatttaactaaaatttttcttcttctttactattttaaaagtaCTTATACTGAAGttgttaaaacaattataactaTATTGCATGAAAGTATTTTGAATTGTCATTCTTAAAAAGAGTATTCTTAAAATCTTTTTCTCCagtcaaattattttaaaaaaatatatctcctATCTCTTTCTGTCTACAACTTttagtatatttaattataactttttaagattttaacttaaaaatatcaaacagaaTGCGTTTATGATAacgaaattataattataaaactaaacataaataattattataataaaaaatatttcttatttatttttaagatattttttattgtaaatagtcattttaattttaaaaaattattaagttaaaaaacgatcaaataaaaaatggttaaatttaaaaaaaaatgatgaaaattagtaagataattatttaagtttaaaaaaaataatattacttactaaaggtaaaataaaaaaatgacatgtgTGCACTGAGTTCCCTATTATAGATACTGTGGTTGTGAGATAATGTTATAGTATTTCCTTTTGTAAAGAAATCAAACAATAGTTCATGGTAAAAAGAAGTGTCATTTTCAAACTTCAAAATTGAAGGCCATTTAACATGTAATCTCATCACTAATTCTAAGAAAAACAAtgctttatttttacttatcaGTGAGATCACAATCAAGAAacattcaaattcaacaacCAGTACTCACCACCTCTCACATAATCTAACTTAACATAGACAAGTCTTCCACGAAACTTCTCTAGGTCGCATCACATCACGACATTTGAGAGCACCAGAACCaaacttttatttcctttagattattattattgtgtctTCTGTCAAGCCTCGGTAAAAGTATCCAATTAACTTGCATCATCTTTTGCTAGGGGCACAGATTTTGCCtgcaaaaaaagaaagaaatgtaaAGCTACAAATAAGAAGCCACAGGACAAACCTCTTTATAACAACTAAGAATGCATGTAAGATCACTATGATCTGATCAATCTCTACATGAAATGTAACTACATGTTAATAACTCAGTTGTAATTTGGAAATTTCGATTTAGTCCTGAAAAGATGGTTCGGATATTTGTCATAACCATGCAATGATGAAGTTTGTCATCGTGCATGAACAATGTCATGTGACTCACCAAATCACGGAACTTGAGGATATAGAACATCTCAAGATATCGTCGAGTTTCACGCCTCTCCAATTTGGAAACGTATTTCCAGAAACTGTAAACTCCCGCCAAGGTCAAGAGCCTTTCGGAATAAATCTTCCAAGTGTAGCTTTCATAAATTCTTTTAAGACCACCATCAGATATTTTCTTCCAATGGCTTGGGTCAGTCTTGCAGGTTTGGAAGAATTCAACCAATAGCTCTGAAGCTTGATCAGGGTGATAAGGATCAATGTGAAATCCTGATATACCATGTTCGATGATCTCAGCTGGACCACCATTGCTAGTAGCAAATGTGGGGAGTCCACAGGTCATGGCTTCCACAACTGTAAGCCCAAAAGCTTCATAGAATGCAGGCTGAAGCAATGTTGTAGTAGTTACAAGAAATCCTGAGCGATTAAATCAAATGGGAAAGAGATATCAGTATAATTATAATACCTGAACGAAAGCACCTTGTGTGTCTGCTATGTAGCGATACAGCTCCCCGTTACGTGCCCTATTTGTTTGAGCAGCAATCCAACGAAAATCACCGTTTAAGTTGTACTCTTTGATGAGAGCGTGCATCTTCTCAATTTCTGCAATTTCTTCTCTGTCGCTGGACTTCTTTACATCAATGTAACCAGCTACTACAACAAGGTTGACCAGCTCCCTCAATTTGCTGCTCTTACCAAATAATTCAACCAATCCTGTCATGTTCTTCACTCTGTCTAGCCTTGCCATGGAGAAAATTATGGGCTTTGACTTGTCTTTCAGTGTTCCACTGTCACATAGAGACAAAGATAAACACATTAGCTGTGCACATAACGTCAAAATACATCTTAACAGTAATTACAGACAGCTGTAAGTATTATATCCCTTATCAGGAATAAGTGAGTGGAAACAAGGGATCAATACTGAAGAATTCTTGAGTTTTTGCACGATGCATAACAGACAACTAggtcaatttttatttatattgatccTTCATGGATGGTAAAGGCAGAActattaaattaatcataagATCAACTACACATGGAGATACTGAATGATGTAAAAGTTTTGCAACTGAAATAGACTCACATGTAGTCATCAGTCTGTGTTGGATCATACAGTAGCTGTTCAATGGAACCGTGCAGGGATGTAAGCCTGTTCTGCTTTTCAGAGTAGGGGAAATATATTGACATATCTGCTCCAGGAGAAACAATATTGAACTTGGGATCAAAAACATCAATGCCATGGACAACCCTGTACAGCCCAGGAAGAGTAAAACCAGTGTGGCTCTCATACTGTCCAACTGTATTTTTCCTGTAAGTAtaagttaaacaaaattaaatgaatggCATCAGCATAccgaaaacaaaaacatatataaatattacaacGAAAAAACTTCAAATATCTGAGATGCCTAGAGAGATGCATAAGCAAAATAGTAGCTATCCCACATGCCTCTCAGAGTATATTATACTTACGTTCCTGCAATCTCTTGGTAGGTACTGGTGATGATAAAATCAGCGTTATTCATGGCTATTAAATCAGCAGTGAACTGGCATGAAAAGTGATATTTGTCATCAAATTTCTTCCAGTATATATCTGAATCTGGATATTTTGTCTTCTCAAGTGCATGAGCGATGGTGCACTACACATGGTAACATCCAAATCAATTTAAGGTGGACTGTCGGCAGTAGATAACATCAGATGTTACATTTCGAAAGGCAAAGTAAGATAAGAAAGAAGAGGGACAATAACCTGTGTAACTCCCATTTTATAAGCCAATAAAGATGCAACAAGATTCCCATCACTGTAGTTTCCAATGATGAAGTCAGGATAGCCTTGTAACTCAGCAGCAATTTCACTGGCAACGTCCTGTTGACATACTCAGCCATCAATATTAAATGGAAATGATAACAAATCTAAATTAAGCTAAGAAATTGCTTAAATTCTAGTAATGATTCATGGGCAAGTGAACAATTCAATTACCTCTGAATAAGTCTCTAGATAAGGCCACACATCAAACCTTGAAATCCATTTACGGAGAGTTCCTGACTCTGATCTGAATGGAACTCGCAAAATATGAGTGTGCTCGGTACCACTGACTCTTTCTAGTCGTTGGTTGCAAGTTGTCCCCTTTGCATCGGGTATTAGCCTGGTAACCTGCAGAACAGCAGAGAATTTAACTTGATTTGAACtcaaaaaacaatcaaatacaAAAGCTTTATCGATATGAAAAGCCAGACCCAAAGAGTTACACTTACAATCAGAATTCTAGGAGTGAAATCTAATCCTTGTTTCTTAATCCGAAGGAGCATCTCATTCTCAAGGGCACGCACTTGATCTAGTATATAAACAACCTGCATACAAAACCTTCAATGTAAGATAAAAGGATGGAAACAACTAAGGGAAACAAAAAGAGGACGCATTGAAACAACTATTCTTTAGTATATGACAAATGAGATAGATACCTGCCCACCAGTGTCAGGCAAACCCAAGACATTGGCTTGTCCGAAGAAGCCATGAGGAGACAATATAACAACATTGAATACCATTGGCACTCTGCCAAGAAAAGTCTCTAGGGTAGAAGGATCAGGAGCCTGAAGAATATCCAGTAGCAGATGCATCGTTTCCAATACCCTTTCAGCA
The sequence above is drawn from the Vigna radiata var. radiata cultivar VC1973A chromosome 3, Vradiata_ver6, whole genome shotgun sequence genome and encodes:
- the LOC106757053 gene encoding endoglucanase 1; amino-acid sequence: MQEEQEILAVCCWLGWVCSFYFGQFNMTFSLFSCLLFLLSVFSTLSHSLTPHSHHHPHSVTHNYRDALTKSILFFEGQRSGKLPSNQRMSWRRDSALSDGSAMNVDLVGGYYDAGDNVKFGFPMAFTTTMLSWSVIEFGGVMKGELQNAREAIRWGTDYLLKATAHPDTIYVQVGDAEKDHACWERPEDMDTPRSVFKVDKNNPGSDVAAETAAALAAASLAFKKTDPAYSKTLVRRAIRVFQFADKYRGSYSNGLKSVVCPFYCSYSGYQDELLWGAAWLHKATKNPMYLNYIKANGQTLGAADSDNTFGWDNKHVGARILLSKEFLVRKVQSLHDYKGHADNFICSVIPGSSSSRFTPGGLLFKMGDSNMQYVTSTSFILLAYAKYLTKAHVVVNCGGTTVTPKRLRAIAKKQVDYLLGENPLKMSYMVGYGPRFPRRIHHRGSSLPSIGVHPGKIQCSAGFSVMNSESPNPNTLVGAVVGGPDLNDRFPDERSDYEQSEPATYINAPLVGSLAYLAHSSGQL
- the LOC106757631 gene encoding sucrose synthase 2, with translation MSTQPKPKLGRLPSIRDRVEDTLSAHRNELISLLSRYVAQGKGILQPHNLIDELDNIPGDDQAKLDLKNGPFGEIIRAAQEAIVLPPFVAIGVRPRPGVWEYVRVNVSELSVEQLSVAEYLSFKEELVDGKNNDSFVLELDFEPFNASFPRPSRSSSIGNGVQFLNRHLSSIMFRNKDSLDPLLDFLRAHKYKGHALMLNDRIQNISKLQTALAKTEDYLNKIPRDTPYSEFEYELQGMGFERGWGDTAERVLETMHLLLDILQAPDPSTLETFLGRVPMVFNVVILSPHGFFGQANVLGLPDTGGQVVYILDQVRALENEMLLRIKKQGLDFTPRILIVTRLIPDAKGTTCNQRLERVSGTEHTHILRVPFRSESGTLRKWISRFDVWPYLETYSEDVASEIAAELQGYPDFIIGNYSDGNLVASLLAYKMGVTQCTIAHALEKTKYPDSDIYWKKFDDKYHFSCQFTADLIAMNNADFIITSTYQEIAGTKNTVGQYESHTGFTLPGLYRVVHGIDVFDPKFNIVSPGADMSIYFPYSEKQNRLTSLHGSIEQLLYDPTQTDDYIGTLKDKSKPIIFSMARLDRVKNMTGLVELFGKSSKLRELVNLVVVAGYIDVKKSSDREEIAEIEKMHALIKEYNLNGDFRWIAAQTNRARNGELYRYIADTQGAFVQPAFYEAFGLTVVEAMTCGLPTFATSNGGPAEIIEHGISGFHIDPYHPDQASELLVEFFQTCKTDPSHWKKISDGGLKRIYESYTWKIYSERLLTLAGVYSFWKYVSKLERRETRRYLEMFYILKFRDLAKSVPLAKDDAS